From a single Vibrio toranzoniae genomic region:
- a CDS encoding Rho-binding antiterminator, with translation MISCNDYDYIEIVCLHRYPIKLTLRSGEQIECVGLDTQRNDNREECIKVSQQETEQLVVLTEIATLEVCVDNPHFQHISFITS, from the coding sequence ATGATTAGTTGTAATGATTACGATTATATTGAGATTGTGTGTCTGCATCGATACCCAATTAAATTAACGCTGAGGTCTGGTGAACAGATAGAATGTGTCGGATTAGATACACAGCGTAATGATAACCGCGAAGAGTGCATTAAAGTGAGTCAGCAAGAAACAGAACAACTGGTTGTGTTAACTGAAATTGCAACACTAGAAGTCTGTGTCGATAACCCTCACTTTCAGCATATTTCATTCATAACGTCATGA
- a CDS encoding GyrI-like domain-containing protein, whose product MKVEMIEAVKAYGFSVRTTNTDEIDPAKAKIGQLWQGFFDQVFPTLTPDSKVYGIYTNYESDFTGEFDVIACTNVLTDQSLDALVETEIKAGKYLTFSAEGELPQAVIDLWGEVWAYFNDPDCPHTRTYTTDFEFYKGEMAVEISIAIK is encoded by the coding sequence ATGAAAGTAGAAATGATTGAAGCCGTAAAGGCGTACGGCTTTTCAGTAAGAACCACCAATACCGATGAGATTGACCCAGCTAAAGCCAAGATAGGCCAATTGTGGCAGGGCTTTTTTGACCAAGTATTTCCCACATTAACGCCTGATTCAAAAGTATATGGTATCTACACCAATTACGAGTCTGACTTTACCGGTGAATTTGATGTTATCGCGTGTACTAATGTACTTACAGATCAGAGTTTAGATGCGCTTGTTGAAACCGAAATAAAAGCAGGGAAGTACTTAACGTTCTCTGCCGAAGGTGAATTACCACAAGCGGTTATCGATTTATGGGGAGAGGTGTGGGCTTATTTCAACGACCCAGATTGTCCACATACGCGAACTTACACAACTGATTTTGAGTTTTACAAAGGCGAAATGGCTGTCGAGATTTCGATAGCGATTAAGTGA
- a CDS encoding glutathione S-transferase codes for MPNESDLPIFYSLRRCPYAMRGRMGIVLSQQKVLLREIVTKDKPSELLASSPKGTVPVLVLPQGTIIEQSIEVVIWALEQNDPQDLMRSSEPALNQEVLELIARNDNEFIGHLEKYRASVRYRNVDIEQRRKACEGFISELESKLANHEYLFGDTPSLADFAVMPFVSQFVRVEKKWFVQSEYQNVGRWLRAHLDSKLYTQVMKQYPLWNETKQDSVFG; via the coding sequence ATGCCAAACGAATCCGATTTACCTATCTTTTATTCTTTGCGCCGTTGCCCTTACGCAATGCGCGGCCGAATGGGCATCGTTTTATCACAACAAAAAGTGTTACTTCGAGAAATCGTCACTAAAGACAAGCCTAGCGAACTATTAGCTAGCTCGCCGAAAGGCACTGTACCGGTACTTGTGCTGCCACAAGGTACGATTATAGAACAAAGCATAGAAGTGGTGATTTGGGCATTGGAACAAAACGATCCTCAAGATCTGATGCGTTCAAGCGAGCCTGCACTAAATCAAGAGGTTCTTGAGTTGATTGCTCGTAACGACAATGAGTTTATTGGTCACCTAGAAAAGTATCGCGCGTCTGTTCGCTATCGAAACGTCGATATAGAACAACGCAGAAAAGCGTGCGAAGGGTTTATCTCAGAGCTGGAAAGTAAACTCGCTAATCACGAGTACCTGTTTGGCGATACGCCTAGCCTCGCCGACTTTGCGGTTATGCCGTTTGTTAGCCAGTTTGTAAGAGTTGAAAAGAAGTGGTTTGTGCAATCTGAATATCAAAACGTAGGACGTTGGTTAAGAGCGCACCTAGACAGCAAACTCTACACCCAAGTAATGAAGCAATACCCTTTGTGGAATGAAACCAAGCAAGATTCTGTTTTTGGGTGA